The Streptomyces sp. HUAS CB01 genome has a segment encoding these proteins:
- a CDS encoding glycerol-3-phosphate dehydrogenase/oxidase, whose protein sequence is MRTATMGPAQRDEALAAMAEHELDVLVVGGGVVGAGTALDAVTRGLSTGIVEARDWASGTSSRSSKLVHGGLRYLEMLDFALVREALKERGLLLERIAPHLVKPVPFLYPLQHKGWERVYAGAGVALYDTMSVSSGHGRGLPVHRHLTRRHALQVAPCLRRDALVGALQYYDAQMDDARYVATLVRTAASYGARAASRAPVIGFLREGERVVGARVKDIETGGEYEIRAKQIVNATGVWTDDTQAMIGERGQFHVRASKGIHLVVPKDRIHSTSGIILRTEKSVLFVIPWGRHWILGTTDTEWDLDKAHPAASSADIDYLLAHVNSVLAVPLTRDDVEGVFAGLRPLLAGESDATSKLSREHTVAHPVPGLVVVAGGKYTTYRVMAKDAVDEAVHGLDRRVAECVTEDVPLLGAEGYRALWNARARIAERTGLHVARVEHLLNRYGSMTEELLELVTADPGLGRPLAGADDYLRAEVVYAASHEGARHLDDVLTRRTRISIETFDRGTRSARECAELMAPVLGWDKEQIEKEVEHYEKRVEAERESQLQPDDLTADAARLGAPDIVPI, encoded by the coding sequence GTGAGGACAGCGACAATGGGGCCGGCGCAGCGCGACGAGGCCCTGGCCGCGATGGCAGAGCACGAGCTGGACGTACTGGTGGTCGGTGGCGGAGTGGTCGGAGCGGGGACCGCGCTGGACGCGGTGACGCGCGGGCTGTCCACCGGGATCGTCGAGGCGCGTGACTGGGCGTCGGGCACCTCGAGCAGATCGAGCAAGCTGGTCCACGGCGGGCTGCGTTATCTGGAGATGCTGGACTTCGCGCTGGTGCGCGAAGCGCTCAAGGAGCGCGGGCTGCTGCTGGAGCGGATCGCCCCGCATCTCGTCAAGCCCGTGCCCTTCCTCTATCCGCTGCAGCACAAGGGCTGGGAGCGGGTCTACGCCGGAGCGGGAGTCGCGCTGTACGACACGATGTCCGTGTCCTCGGGCCACGGCCGCGGTCTGCCCGTCCATCGCCATCTCACCCGCAGGCACGCCCTCCAGGTGGCCCCCTGCCTGCGGAGGGACGCCCTGGTCGGCGCCCTCCAGTACTACGACGCCCAGATGGACGACGCCCGTTATGTGGCGACCCTGGTGCGCACGGCCGCCTCCTACGGCGCGCGCGCCGCCAGCAGGGCACCGGTCATCGGCTTCCTGCGCGAGGGGGAGCGGGTCGTCGGCGCCCGGGTGAAGGACATCGAGACCGGCGGGGAGTACGAGATCAGGGCGAAGCAGATCGTGAACGCCACCGGTGTCTGGACCGACGACACCCAGGCCATGATCGGCGAGCGCGGCCAGTTCCACGTCCGGGCCTCCAAGGGCATCCATCTCGTCGTGCCCAAGGACCGGATCCACTCGACCAGCGGCATCATCCTGCGCACCGAGAAGTCCGTGCTCTTCGTCATCCCCTGGGGGCGGCACTGGATCCTGGGCACCACGGACACCGAGTGGGACCTGGACAAGGCGCACCCGGCCGCCTCCAGCGCCGACATCGACTACCTGCTGGCGCACGTGAATTCGGTGCTCGCCGTCCCGCTCACCCGTGACGACGTCGAGGGGGTGTTCGCGGGACTGCGCCCGCTGCTCGCCGGGGAGTCGGACGCGACGAGCAAGCTCAGCCGCGAGCACACGGTGGCGCACCCGGTGCCGGGTCTGGTCGTCGTCGCCGGCGGCAAGTACACGACGTACCGGGTGATGGCGAAGGACGCCGTGGACGAGGCGGTGCACGGGCTGGACCGCCGGGTCGCGGAGTGCGTCACGGAGGACGTGCCGCTGCTGGGCGCCGAGGGGTACCGCGCCCTGTGGAACGCCCGGGCGAGGATCGCCGAGAGGACGGGCCTCCATGTGGCCCGCGTCGAGCACCTGCTGAACCGGTACGGGTCGATGACCGAGGAACTGCTGGAGCTCGTCACGGCCGATCCGGGCCTCGGCCGGCCGCTGGCCGGAGCGGACGACTACCTGCGGGCCGAAGTCGTCTACGCCGCCTCCCACGAGGGGGCACGGCACCTCGACGACGTGCTCACCCGGCGGACCCGCATCTCCATCGAGACGTTCGACCGGGGTACGCGGAGCGCGCGGGAGTGTGCCGAGCTGATGGCCCCGGTACTCGGCTGGGACAAGGAGCAGATCGAGAAGGAAGTCGAGCACTACGAGAAGCGGGTGGAGGCCGAGCGCGAGTCGCAGCTGCAGCCGGACGACCTGACGGCCGACGCGGCGCGGCTGGGCGCCCCCGACATCGTCCCGATCTAG
- a CDS encoding nucleotide sugar dehydrogenase: MPADLAVIGLGHLGLPLAQAAAAAGIKTIGYDPDPRPAAELAAGRPPVDGSLSASEIRRMLSGGFRPTTDPAELGRVRTAVICAPTPLGPDRGLDLTAVGAAARALAARLRPHTTVLLESPVEPGTTEGYLRPILEEGSGLRAGADFHLAYSPSRLDPGNRAHRHANTPQVIGGLTPACTESAAAFYSRLSDKVVRARGLREAEAVKLLETNFRHVNIALVNEMAVLCHDLGVDLWDVIRCAETKPFGFQAFRPGPGVGGHGVPVDTVGPHRSLRLVEVAGQINERMPQYVVQRCATLLNEHGKSARAARILLLGITYKPDLADRQGSPAPEIASRLMELGASVGYHDPYVTDWRVNDRPVPRADSLYEAAATADLTVLLQHHRTYDLQGLAVKAQIFLDTRGASPAGAAHRL; encoded by the coding sequence ATGCCCGCAGATCTCGCCGTCATCGGACTCGGCCACCTCGGACTGCCCCTCGCCCAGGCCGCCGCAGCCGCGGGCATCAAGACCATCGGCTACGACCCCGATCCCCGCCCCGCCGCCGAACTCGCCGCGGGACGTCCGCCCGTGGACGGTTCCCTCAGCGCGTCGGAGATCCGCCGGATGCTCTCGGGGGGCTTCCGGCCGACCACCGACCCCGCCGAGCTGGGCCGGGTGCGCACCGCCGTCATCTGCGCCCCGACCCCACTCGGCCCCGACCGCGGGCTCGACCTCACCGCGGTCGGCGCGGCCGCCCGGGCCCTGGCCGCGCGGCTGCGCCCGCACACCACCGTGCTGCTCGAGTCCCCGGTGGAACCGGGCACCACGGAGGGCTACCTCCGGCCGATCCTCGAGGAGGGCTCGGGGCTGCGTGCGGGCGCCGACTTCCATCTGGCGTACTCCCCCAGCCGGCTCGACCCCGGCAACCGCGCCCACCGCCACGCCAACACCCCTCAGGTGATCGGGGGGCTGACCCCCGCCTGCACCGAGTCGGCGGCGGCCTTCTACAGCCGCCTCAGCGACAAGGTGGTGCGCGCCCGCGGACTGCGCGAGGCGGAGGCCGTCAAGCTCCTGGAGACCAACTTCCGGCACGTCAACATCGCCCTGGTCAACGAGATGGCGGTGCTCTGCCACGACCTCGGCGTCGATCTCTGGGACGTCATCCGCTGCGCCGAGACCAAGCCGTTCGGGTTCCAGGCCTTCCGCCCCGGCCCCGGCGTGGGCGGGCACGGCGTCCCCGTCGACACGGTCGGCCCCCACCGCTCCCTGCGGCTCGTCGAGGTCGCGGGCCAGATCAACGAACGCATGCCGCAGTACGTCGTCCAGCGCTGCGCGACCCTGCTGAACGAGCACGGCAAGTCGGCCCGCGCGGCCCGGATCCTCCTCCTCGGCATCACGTACAAGCCGGACCTCGCCGACCGGCAGGGCTCCCCCGCGCCGGAGATCGCGAGCCGGCTGATGGAACTGGGCGCCTCGGTCGGCTACCACGACCCCTATGTGACGGACTGGCGGGTGAACGACCGGCCCGTACCCCGCGCCGACTCCCTCTACGAGGCCGCGGCCACCGCCGACCTCACCGTGCTGCTCCAGCACCACCGCACGTACGACCTGCAGGGGCTGGCGGTCAAGGCGCAGATCTTCCTGGACACCAGGGGTGCCTCCCCGGCAGGGGCGGCGCACCGCCTGTGA
- a CDS encoding GuaB3 family IMP dehydrogenase-related protein, with protein sequence MTEIEIGRGKRGRRAYAFDDIAVVPSRRTRDPKEVSIAWQIDAYRFELPFLAAPMDSVVSPQTAIRIGELGGLGVLNLEGLWTRYEDPQPLLDEIAELPAESATRRLQEIYAAPIKEELIGQRLKEVRDSGVVTAAALSPQRTAQFSKTVVDAGVDIFVIRGTTVSAEHVSGAAEPLNLKQFIYELDVPVIVGGCATYTAALHLMRTGAAGVLVGFGGGAAHTTRNVLGIQVPMATAVADVAAARRDYMDESGGRYVHVIADGGVGWSGDLPKAIACGADAVMMGSPLARATDAPGRGHHWGMEAVHEDVPRGKLVDLGIVGTTEEILTGPSHTPDGSMNLFGALKRAMATTGYSELKEFQRVEVTVADSQHKR encoded by the coding sequence GTGACTGAGATCGAGATCGGGCGCGGCAAGCGCGGCCGCAGGGCGTACGCGTTCGACGACATCGCCGTCGTACCGAGCCGGCGCACCCGGGACCCGAAGGAGGTCTCGATCGCGTGGCAGATCGACGCCTACCGCTTCGAGCTGCCGTTCCTGGCCGCTCCCATGGACTCCGTCGTCTCCCCGCAGACCGCGATCCGCATCGGTGAGCTGGGCGGACTGGGCGTGCTGAACCTCGAGGGACTGTGGACCCGGTACGAGGACCCGCAGCCGCTGCTCGACGAGATCGCCGAGCTGCCCGCCGAGAGCGCGACCCGCCGCCTGCAGGAGATCTACGCCGCCCCGATCAAGGAGGAGCTGATCGGGCAGCGGCTGAAGGAGGTGCGCGACTCCGGCGTCGTCACGGCCGCCGCCCTGTCGCCGCAGCGCACCGCGCAGTTCTCCAAGACCGTCGTCGACGCGGGCGTGGACATCTTCGTCATCCGCGGTACGACCGTCTCGGCCGAACACGTGTCCGGCGCGGCCGAGCCGTTGAACCTGAAGCAGTTCATCTACGAGCTCGACGTCCCCGTCATCGTCGGCGGCTGCGCCACCTACACGGCGGCGCTGCACCTGATGCGCACCGGCGCGGCGGGTGTCCTCGTCGGCTTCGGCGGCGGCGCCGCCCACACCACCCGCAATGTGCTGGGCATCCAGGTCCCGATGGCGACGGCCGTCGCGGACGTCGCCGCGGCCCGCCGCGACTACATGGACGAGTCGGGCGGCCGGTACGTCCACGTCATCGCCGACGGCGGTGTGGGCTGGTCGGGCGACCTCCCGAAGGCCATCGCCTGCGGCGCGGACGCCGTGATGATGGGCTCCCCGCTGGCCCGTGCGACGGACGCGCCCGGCCGCGGCCACCACTGGGGCATGGAGGCCGTCCACGAGGACGTGCCGCGCGGCAAGCTCGTCGACCTGGGCATCGTCGGCACCACGGAGGAGATCCTCACCGGTCCCTCGCACACCCCGGACGGTTCGATGAACCTGTTCGGCGCCCTCAAGCGCGCCATGGCGACGACGGGCTACAGCGAGCTGAAGGAGTTCCAGCGCGTCGAGGTGACCGTCGCGGACTCCCAGCACAAGCGCTGA
- a CDS encoding SDR family NAD(P)-dependent oxidoreductase, whose protein sequence is MTTALITGSTAGIGAAFARRLAADGHDLVLVARDTRRLQEQATELHDRHGIEAEVLTADLAEDDGISSVEKRLDDRRRPVDLLVNNAGFGNKGRFLEVSMADELRMLKVHCEAVLRLTAAATAPMRDRGRGGVVNVASVAAFVPRGTYGASKAWVVQFTQGAARDLAGTGVRLMALCPGFVRTEFHERAGMGTDNIPGWMWLDADKLVSSALADLARGRTLSVPDPRYKALMGVVKLAPRGLLGGVSSRAGRKYGPR, encoded by the coding sequence ATGACGACAGCACTCATCACGGGCTCGACCGCGGGCATCGGGGCCGCGTTCGCGCGGCGGCTCGCGGCGGACGGGCACGATCTGGTCCTGGTGGCCCGGGACACCAGGCGCCTCCAGGAGCAGGCCACCGAGCTCCACGACCGGCACGGCATCGAGGCGGAGGTGCTGACCGCCGACCTGGCCGAGGACGACGGCATCTCCTCCGTGGAGAAGCGGCTCGACGACCGCAGACGGCCGGTGGACCTGCTCGTCAACAACGCGGGGTTCGGCAACAAGGGGCGCTTCCTCGAGGTCTCCATGGCCGACGAGCTGCGGATGCTCAAGGTGCACTGCGAAGCGGTGCTGCGGCTGACGGCCGCCGCCACCGCGCCCATGCGCGACCGGGGCCGAGGCGGGGTGGTGAACGTGGCGTCGGTCGCCGCGTTCGTGCCGCGCGGCACGTACGGGGCGTCGAAGGCGTGGGTCGTGCAGTTCACCCAGGGCGCGGCCCGGGACCTGGCGGGCACGGGCGTGCGGCTGATGGCGCTCTGCCCGGGGTTCGTGCGCACCGAGTTCCACGAGCGGGCCGGGATGGGCACGGACAACATCCCCGGCTGGATGTGGCTGGACGCCGACAAACTGGTGTCGTCGGCGCTCGCCGATCTGGCGCGCGGCAGGACGCTGTCGGTTCCCGACCCGCGCTACAAGGCGCTGATGGGTGTGGTGAAGCTGGCCCCGCGGGGTCTGCTGGGCGGGGTCAGCTCCAGGGCGGGCCGGAAGTACGGACCGCGGTAG
- a CDS encoding sigma-70 family RNA polymerase sigma factor → MRDDEAATAQGAIGALVQRAVDGDDQATHDLLARVHPLALRYCRTRLSRLPGDARHFVEDLAQEVCVAVLMALPRYKDTGRPFEAFVFAIAAHKVADLQRAAMRHPGSTAVPSDEMPERPDDSLGPEERALLSDDAEWAKRLLASLPENQRELLVLRVAVGLTAEETGQMLGMSPGAVRVAQHRALSRLRALAEQ, encoded by the coding sequence ATGCGCGACGACGAGGCGGCGACTGCCCAGGGGGCCATCGGTGCCCTCGTCCAGCGTGCCGTCGACGGCGACGACCAGGCCACACACGATCTGCTGGCCAGGGTCCACCCGCTCGCGCTGCGGTACTGCCGCACCCGGCTGAGCCGGCTTCCCGGTGACGCCCGTCACTTCGTCGAGGACCTCGCGCAGGAAGTCTGCGTCGCGGTCCTGATGGCGCTGCCGCGCTACAAGGACACCGGGCGCCCCTTCGAGGCGTTCGTCTTCGCGATCGCGGCGCACAAGGTCGCCGATCTGCAGCGGGCCGCCATGCGGCATCCCGGGTCCACCGCGGTGCCGTCCGACGAGATGCCGGAGCGGCCCGACGACTCGCTGGGCCCCGAGGAGCGCGCGCTGCTCAGCGACGACGCGGAGTGGGCCAAGAGGCTCCTCGCCAGCCTGCCCGAGAACCAGCGCGAGCTGCTGGTGCTGCGGGTCGCCGTCGGGCTCACCGCGGAGGAGACCGGACAGATGCTCGGCATGTCGCCGGGCGCGGTCCGCGTCGCCCAGCACCGGGCCCTCAGCAGACTGCGGGCGCTCGCGGAGCAGTAG
- a CDS encoding response regulator transcription factor, whose product MTSVLVCDDSPLAREALRRAVATVPGVERVTTAANGEEVLRRWGADRSDLILMDVRMPGLGGVETVRRLLSADPGARIIMLTVAEDLDGVALAVAAGARGYLHKDASRAELRATVTQALADPTWRLAPRRLRSAEMGAAPTLTAREIQVLEGMSHGRSNAEIGRELFLSEDTVKTHARRLFKKLGASDRAHAVALGFRWGLVR is encoded by the coding sequence ATGACATCCGTCCTCGTCTGCGACGACTCCCCGCTCGCCCGAGAGGCGCTCCGCCGCGCGGTGGCAACCGTGCCCGGCGTCGAGCGCGTGACGACCGCGGCCAACGGCGAGGAAGTCCTCCGCCGCTGGGGGGCCGACCGCTCGGATCTGATTCTGATGGACGTACGCATGCCCGGACTGGGCGGCGTCGAGACGGTCCGCCGGCTTCTCTCCGCCGACCCCGGCGCCCGGATCATCATGCTCACGGTCGCGGAGGACCTGGACGGCGTCGCACTCGCCGTCGCCGCCGGTGCCCGTGGATACCTGCACAAGGACGCCTCGCGCGCCGAGCTGCGGGCCACGGTCACCCAGGCCCTCGCCGACCCGACCTGGCGGCTCGCCCCGCGCCGGCTGCGCTCGGCCGAGATGGGTGCCGCGCCGACCCTCACCGCCCGGGAGATCCAGGTGCTCGAGGGCATGAGTCACGGCAGGTCCAACGCCGAGATCGGGCGTGAGCTGTTCCTCTCCGAGGACACGGTGAAGACGCACGCGAGGCGGCTGTTCAAGAAGCTGGGTGCCTCGGACCGAGCGCACGCCGTCGCGCTCGGATTCCGCTGGGGCCTGGTCCGCTGA
- a CDS encoding WhiB family transcriptional regulator: MADFSRLPGPNADLWDWQLLAACRGVDSSLFFHPEGERGAARSARENSAKEVCMRCPVRAECAAHALAVREPYGVWGGLTEDEREELMGRARHRLIPAGGPGGAPHG; this comes from the coding sequence ATGGCAGATTTCTCCCGCCTTCCCGGACCGAACGCCGATCTGTGGGACTGGCAGCTGCTCGCAGCATGCCGTGGGGTAGACAGCTCGCTCTTCTTCCATCCCGAGGGGGAACGCGGCGCGGCAAGGAGTGCGCGCGAGAACTCGGCGAAAGAGGTCTGCATGAGGTGCCCGGTACGCGCGGAGTGCGCGGCGCACGCGCTCGCGGTCCGGGAGCCCTACGGGGTGTGGGGCGGACTGACGGAGGACGAACGCGAGGAGCTCATGGGGCGGGCCCGGCACCGACTGATCCCGGCGGGTGGCCCGGGCGGCGCGCCGCACGGCTGA
- a CDS encoding MOSC domain-containing protein: MELLSVNVGRLRAVEHTSAVSGLSGVDKRPVPGPVRVFAPGPQGAGASGVEGDEIGDLRFHGGDDRAVTAYAREDLDLWERELGRPLADGAFGENLTTSGLDVNGALIGERWRIGSGVVLEVTGGRVPCSTFQGHVGEKGWVRRFTRAGQPGALLRVIEPGTLRAGDPVRVVHRPDHDITVALLFKAATLERKLLPRTLVAAPWMESALLETAREYTEKHGS; encoded by the coding sequence ATGGAACTTCTCTCCGTGAACGTGGGACGGCTCAGGGCCGTCGAGCACACCTCCGCGGTCTCCGGGCTCAGCGGCGTGGACAAACGGCCCGTCCCTGGCCCGGTGCGGGTCTTCGCCCCCGGTCCGCAGGGCGCCGGCGCGAGCGGGGTGGAGGGGGACGAGATCGGCGACCTCCGCTTCCACGGGGGCGACGACCGGGCCGTCACCGCGTACGCCCGGGAGGACCTCGACCTCTGGGAGCGGGAGCTGGGCCGGCCGCTCGCGGACGGGGCGTTCGGGGAGAACCTGACGACCAGCGGTCTCGATGTGAACGGGGCACTGATCGGGGAGCGCTGGCGCATCGGCTCCGGTGTGGTCCTGGAGGTCACGGGCGGCCGGGTGCCCTGCAGCACCTTCCAGGGGCACGTCGGGGAGAAGGGCTGGGTCAGGCGGTTCACCCGGGCGGGGCAACCGGGCGCCCTGCTGCGGGTGATCGAGCCGGGGACGCTCCGGGCGGGCGATCCGGTGCGGGTGGTGCACCGGCCGGACCACGACATCACCGTCGCGCTGCTGTTCAAGGCGGCCACCCTGGAACGGAAGTTGCTGCCGCGCACGCTCGTCGCGGCGCCGTGGATGGAGTCCGCGCTGCTGGAGACCGCCCGGGAGTACACGGAGAAGCACGGGAGCTGA
- the guaB gene encoding IMP dehydrogenase, protein MTANVDGVPEKFATLGLTYDDVLLLPGASDMAPDQIDASSLVSKNVRVNIPLLSAAMDKVTESRMAIAMARQGGVGVLHRNLSIADQANQVDLVKRSESGMVTDPITVHPDATLAEADAICAKFRISGVPVTDAAGKLLGIVTNRDMAFETDRSQQVRDVMTPMPLVTGKVGISGVDAMELLRRHKIEKLPLVDDGGILKGLITVKDFVKAEKYPNAAKDKNGRLIVGAAVGVAGDAFERAQALIEAGVDFIVVDTAHGHSKLVGDMVAKIKSNAPVDVVGGNVATRDGAQALIDAGVDGIKVGVGPGSICTTRVVAGIGVPQVTAIYEASLAAKAAGVPVIGDGGLQYSGDIAKALVAGADTVMLGSLLAGCEESPGELLFINGKQFKSYRGMGSLGAMQSRGDQRSFSKDRYFQEGVASDEKLVPEGIEGQVPYRGPLSAVVHQLVGGLRQSMFYVGGRTVPELQDRGRFVRITSAGLKESHPHDIQMTVEAPNYSRK, encoded by the coding sequence ATGACTGCCAACGTCGACGGAGTGCCCGAGAAATTCGCGACACTCGGGCTGACCTACGACGACGTGCTGCTGCTGCCGGGCGCGTCCGACATGGCGCCCGACCAGATCGACGCCTCCTCGCTCGTCTCGAAGAACGTGCGGGTGAACATCCCCCTGCTGTCCGCCGCCATGGACAAGGTGACCGAGTCCCGCATGGCCATCGCCATGGCCCGCCAGGGCGGCGTCGGCGTGCTGCACCGCAACCTCTCCATCGCCGACCAGGCGAACCAGGTCGACCTGGTGAAGCGCTCCGAGTCCGGCATGGTCACCGACCCGATCACGGTGCACCCCGACGCCACGCTCGCCGAGGCGGACGCGATCTGCGCCAAGTTCCGGATCAGCGGTGTCCCCGTCACCGACGCGGCCGGCAAGCTGCTCGGCATCGTCACCAACCGCGACATGGCCTTCGAAACGGACCGCTCGCAGCAGGTGCGCGACGTCATGACCCCGATGCCGCTGGTGACCGGCAAGGTCGGCATCTCGGGCGTCGACGCCATGGAGCTGCTGCGCCGCCACAAGATCGAGAAGCTTCCGCTGGTCGACGACGGGGGCATCCTCAAGGGCCTCATCACCGTCAAGGACTTCGTCAAGGCGGAGAAGTACCCGAACGCCGCCAAGGACAAGAACGGCCGGCTCATCGTCGGCGCCGCCGTCGGTGTCGCCGGTGACGCGTTCGAGCGCGCCCAGGCCCTCATCGAGGCCGGTGTCGACTTCATCGTCGTCGACACCGCCCACGGCCACTCCAAGCTGGTCGGCGACATGGTCGCCAAGATCAAGTCCAATGCCCCCGTCGACGTCGTCGGCGGCAACGTCGCGACCCGCGACGGTGCCCAGGCGCTCATCGACGCCGGCGTGGACGGCATCAAGGTCGGCGTCGGCCCCGGCTCCATCTGCACGACCCGCGTCGTCGCCGGCATCGGCGTCCCGCAGGTCACCGCGATCTACGAGGCGTCACTGGCCGCCAAGGCGGCGGGGGTGCCGGTCATCGGCGACGGCGGCCTCCAGTACAGCGGCGACATCGCGAAGGCCCTGGTCGCGGGAGCCGACACGGTGATGCTCGGCTCTCTGCTCGCCGGCTGCGAGGAGTCCCCGGGCGAACTGCTCTTCATCAACGGCAAGCAGTTCAAGTCGTACCGCGGCATGGGCTCGCTCGGCGCGATGCAGTCCCGTGGCGACCAGCGCTCCTTCTCCAAGGACCGCTACTTCCAGGAGGGCGTCGCCTCCGACGAGAAGCTCGTCCCCGAGGGCATCGAGGGCCAGGTGCCCTACCGCGGCCCGCTCTCCGCCGTCGTCCACCAGCTCGTGGGCGGTCTGCGCCAGTCGATGTTCTACGTCGGCGGCCGCACCGTGCCGGAACTGCAGGACCGCGGCCGGTTCGTCCGGATCACCTCGGCGGGTCTCAAGGAGAGCCACCCGCACGACATCCAGATGACGGTCGAGGCGCCGAACTACAGCAGGAAGTAG
- a CDS encoding LysR family transcriptional regulator has protein sequence MIEARHLRVLRAVAATGSFSAAARELGCTQPAVSQQMKALEASAGTPLLVRTGREMRLTQAGEALVRHAAGILAGLTAAEEEVAAIAGLRAGRVRLVSFSSGSSTLVPTALASLRAAHPGTRVSLVEAEPPRSEEMLREGDCDVALAFRYGAGGAEWADLVVRPLLSDRLVGLVPEGHRLAEAGSVSIADLADEPWIAGCPRCRRQLVAVCEESGFTPRIDFATDDYPAVVGLVGAGLGVAVLPELALESVLPKGARTVAVEPSVHREIVALTLPDLAQVPAVAATLDRLALAAAR, from the coding sequence GTGATCGAAGCCCGCCACCTCCGCGTCCTGCGTGCCGTGGCCGCCACCGGATCCTTCTCCGCGGCGGCCCGTGAACTGGGCTGCACCCAGCCCGCCGTCAGTCAGCAGATGAAGGCCCTCGAGGCGTCCGCGGGGACCCCGTTGCTGGTCCGCACCGGCCGGGAGATGCGCCTCACGCAGGCCGGGGAGGCGCTCGTGCGCCATGCGGCGGGCATTCTCGCCGGGCTCACCGCCGCCGAGGAGGAGGTCGCCGCGATCGCCGGACTGCGAGCCGGCCGGGTCCGGCTGGTGTCGTTCTCCAGCGGCAGTTCCACGCTGGTGCCGACGGCCCTGGCCTCCCTGCGCGCCGCGCACCCGGGTACGCGTGTCTCGCTCGTCGAGGCCGAGCCGCCCCGCTCGGAGGAGATGCTGCGTGAGGGGGACTGCGACGTGGCCCTGGCGTTCCGGTACGGCGCCGGGGGAGCGGAGTGGGCGGACCTCGTCGTACGGCCGCTGCTCAGTGACCGGCTCGTGGGCCTGGTGCCCGAGGGGCACCGCCTCGCCGAGGCGGGATCAGTCTCCATCGCGGACCTGGCGGACGAGCCGTGGATCGCCGGGTGCCCCCGCTGCCGCCGTCAGCTGGTCGCGGTCTGCGAGGAGTCGGGCTTCACTCCGAGGATCGACTTCGCCACGGACGACTACCCGGCCGTGGTCGGACTCGTCGGCGCCGGTCTCGGCGTCGCGGTCCTGCCGGAACTCGCGCTGGAGTCCGTACTGCCCAAGGGCGCCAGGACGGTGGCGGTGGAGCCCTCCGTCCACCGCGAGATCGTCGCCCTGACCCTGCCCGATCTGGCTCAGGTGCCGGCGGTCGCGGCCACCCTGGACCGGCTGGCCCTGGCCGCCGCCCGCTGA